A DNA window from Niabella yanshanensis contains the following coding sequences:
- a CDS encoding RNA polymerase sigma factor, translating to MNSITAIRNGDRFVFQQVFNQYHEKLYFFVFSKTRSAFLAEETVQITFIKLWNYRESLNEAFTISTQIYRIASTTLIDLLRQQNNSAVFIKELEQQGAGSFSNNTTERIETGEIQTVLSQTLESMPPVRKRVFEMSRIEGLSHNEIAAILLISKKTVEGHITKALKQLKESLPAVLLLFFKILILFSVLRQG from the coding sequence CAATAAGGAATGGAGACCGCTTTGTTTTTCAACAGGTGTTTAATCAATACCATGAAAAACTTTATTTTTTTGTTTTTTCGAAAACCCGGTCTGCGTTCCTGGCAGAAGAAACGGTTCAGATCACCTTCATCAAACTCTGGAACTACAGGGAAAGCCTGAATGAAGCGTTTACGATATCCACCCAGATTTACCGTATTGCATCTACAACCCTGATCGATCTTTTACGCCAGCAAAATAATTCAGCCGTATTTATAAAAGAGCTGGAACAGCAGGGTGCCGGTTCTTTTTCAAACAATACTACAGAGCGGATTGAAACGGGGGAAATACAAACCGTATTAAGTCAGACCCTGGAAAGTATGCCGCCTGTTCGAAAAAGGGTTTTTGAAATGAGCCGGATTGAAGGATTATCACATAACGAAATTGCGGCAATATTACTCATTTCAAAAAAGACGGTTGAAGGTCATATTACCAAAGCTTTAAAGCAGTTGAAAGAGAGCCTTCCAGCGGTTTTATTATTATTTTTTAAAATTTTAATACTATTTTCTGTTCTCCGGCAAGGGTAA
- a CDS encoding FecR family protein: MHTKDNIKQYFLQQCSAEEVARVAQRLEENPEAVAEYMTEAEWETFQQTDRLSARVSRSIWQKIRDQTHAEKGKVFYVRRWAVAASVLLVLVLSWYAVKKPAVTHNALALVIDTKRIPKQQVKSNTGKVSMIFRLNDGSEIELMPGSALSYPDTFMSDKRCVSLGGEAVFHVAKNKKMPFVVNSGTISTTALGTVFRVKSHEKNAHIEVELIEGRVVVKALRAGSAFKEVYLQPGETMRYNKALETGAIEAITTPRKKADTKITATDSSNKHPYWFRNEPLANVFDRFSTLYHLTIIYNKAELSNMTFTARLKKEDSPDNILQSIALLNDLKIEKTNEGYSVKKN; the protein is encoded by the coding sequence TTGCATACAAAAGATAACATAAAGCAATATTTTTTACAACAGTGTAGTGCTGAGGAAGTAGCCCGTGTAGCGCAACGGCTGGAAGAAAATCCGGAAGCGGTAGCCGAATACATGACGGAGGCCGAATGGGAAACGTTTCAACAAACAGACCGGCTTTCGGCAAGGGTATCACGCAGTATCTGGCAAAAAATCCGCGATCAAACCCATGCTGAAAAAGGTAAGGTATTTTACGTCAGGCGATGGGCGGTCGCGGCCTCTGTTTTGCTAGTGTTGGTATTAAGCTGGTATGCCGTTAAAAAGCCGGCTGTAACTCATAACGCCCTGGCGTTGGTTATTGATACGAAAAGAATCCCTAAACAACAAGTGAAAAGCAATACCGGTAAGGTTTCCATGATATTCAGGCTGAATGACGGTTCCGAAATAGAATTGATGCCCGGTAGTGCCTTATCGTATCCCGATACTTTCATGTCGGATAAGCGATGCGTATCGCTTGGAGGCGAAGCCGTTTTTCATGTGGCTAAAAATAAAAAAATGCCTTTTGTTGTAAATAGCGGTACTATTTCGACAACAGCGCTGGGTACGGTTTTCAGAGTGAAGTCTCATGAAAAAAATGCGCATATTGAAGTTGAATTAATAGAGGGACGGGTGGTAGTGAAAGCTTTACGTGCCGGCTCAGCTTTTAAAGAGGTCTATTTGCAGCCTGGTGAAACGATGCGGTATAACAAAGCTCTTGAAACCGGGGCCATAGAGGCTATAACAACTCCGCGTAAAAAAGCAGATACTAAGATAACGGCGACCGATAGTAGTAATAAGCACCCTTATTGGTTCCGGAACGAACCGCTTGCAAACGTATTCGACCGGTTCTCAACGCTGTATCATTTAACCATCATTTATAATAAGGCCGAATTAAGCAATATGACTTTTACAGCAAGGCTTAAAAAAGAAGATAGTCCTGACAATATACTGCAGTCTATTGCATTGCTTAATGATCTGAAGATTGAAAAAACAAACGAGGGGTATAGTGTAAAAAAAAACTAG